CGACGTGCTCGGCACGCTCTCGGTGACCCAGCCCGGCCCGGTCGAGGTGGTCTCCGGCGACCGCGACCTGTTCCAGCTGATCGACGACAGCCGTGGCGTGCGGCTGCTCTACGTCGGCCGGGGCGTGGCGAAGCTGGACGACTGCGACGACGCCGCCGTACGCGTCCGCTACGGCGTCCCCGCCGACCGGTACGCCGACTTCGCGGCGCTGCGCGGCGACCCGAGCGACGGCCTGCCCGGGGTGCCCGGGGTGGGTGAGAAGACGGCCGCCCGGCTGATCGACCGGTACGGCGGCCTGCCCGGCATCCTCGACGCGCTCGACGACCCGACGTCCGGTTTCGCCCCCGGGCTGCGGGCCAAGCTGGACGCCGCGCGGGACTACCTGGCCGTCGCGCCGAAGGTGGTCCGGGTGGCCACCGACGTGCCTCTGCCGGCGCTGCCCACCGCGCTGCCGACGGCGCCCGCGGACCCGGACCGGCTGCTGGAGCTGGCGGAACGCTGGAACCTCGCCGGCTCGTGCCGGCGGCTGGTCGACGCGCCTGCCGGCGGGGCCTGAGCAGCCGGCGGGGCCGCCGGACCGGTCACGACGGCGGCCTGTTCAAGCGGCGCGCCGCGCGGGCCGACCTGCCGTCCGGGCCGGCCTGCGGCGGTGGGCCCGGCGTCGTCAGCGGGGCGAGGTGTCCCGCCGGGACGCCAACGGCGTGCCCGGCCGGCCGAGGGTGGACCGGCCGCGCAGCCCCACCGGGTCCGGCGTGGGTTCCGCCGTGGCGAGGCTGTGTTCCGGGGCCCGCCGCGCGTCCAGGTACGCCGTGCCCGCCCGGTCGTCGTCGGTGGGCGCGGCCAGCAGCGCGTAGACCAGTCCCACCACACCGAAGACCACCGCGAGCACGATCGGCACCAGCAGCCCGCTGACCTCGGTGCCGGTCAGCTCGCCCGACCGTTCGTGCAGGTGCACCGAGAGCCCGCTCATGCCGGTGAAGTGCATCCCGTTGACGGCGATGCCCATGACGAGCGCGGAGGCGGCGATGGCCAGGCCCCGCCGGACCGTCATGGACAGCCAGAGCGCCACCGTGGCGGCCACCAGCGCGATGAGCACCGACAGCACCACCCGGGTGCGGTCGTAGCCGAGGGTGCCGTCCAGCCGCATGGCGGCCATGCCGGTGTAGTGCATGGCGGCCACACCCGCGCCGGTGAACAGCCCGCCGGCGAGCACCCGCGGCGGCGAGAGCCGGCCGGTGCCGACGATGGCCAGGCCGACGCCGACCGCGGCGACGGCGATGGCCGTGCTGGCCGCGGTGATCGGCACGTCGTAGCGGATCCGGGTGCCCTCGACGGCGAAGCCGAGCATCGCCATGAAGTGCATCGCCCAGATGGCGGTGCCGCCGAGCGCCCACGCGGCGAGCAGTCCCCACCAGGCCCGCTGCCCGCCGGTGCGGGCGGTGCGGATCCGGCCGGCGCAGACCAGGCCGAGGGCCGAGCCGAGCACCGACAGCGCGTAGCTGAGCGCGGGCGTGATCCACCCGTACTCAAAGTGATTGATTTCCGCCATGACGGCCTTCCCCGAGACAGCTACCGACGCGTGACAGGCGCGTCGTAGCCATGATCGGGGAGGCTCTGAGCAGGCACGACGGCACCCCCCAGGAAATCCGGGGGGTGCCGTCGTGGTGACGTTCCGATGCGTCGATTTCGGACGGCCAGTGACCGAAAGTGATGATCAGGCGGTGGCGTGGTAGGCCAGCACGCCCCGGTTCACGGTCCCGATCGCCTGCCGTGCGGTGGCGCGCAGCTCGGCCGACGCGCCACCGGAGTCGGCGAGCTGACCGAGCAGGTCGACGACCTGCCGGGACCAGCGGACGAAGTCGCCGGCCGGCATCTCCCCGTCGATCTGGTGCCCGCTGGCGAGCACCTTGGCGAGGGTCTCGCCCTTGGCCCAGCGATAGATCGGCCAGGCGAAGCCGAGGTCCGGCTCGCGGGTGACGGTGAGCCCCCGGGCGGCCTCGTCCGCCTCGATCTCCCCCCAGAGCTTGAGCGTCTCCTCGACCGCGTCGGCGACCGGGCCGCGCGGCAGCGAGGCCCGCTCGTCGACGTCCCGGCGGGCCTCGAAGACCACCACGGAGACGGCGGCGGCGAGTTCGGCCGGGGACAGCCCGTCCCAGACCCCCCGGCGCAGGCACTCGGCGACCAGCAAATCCGCCTCGGTCCAGATCCGGCCGAGCATCCGGCCGGCGTCGGTGACCTCGCCGTCGGTGGAGAGATAGCCGCGGGCGGTGAGCAGCGCGACGATCCGGTCGAAGGTGCGCGCCAGCGAGCCGGTCCGGCCGGCCACCCGCTGGCGCAGCTCGTCGGTGTCCCG
The Micromonospora sp. R77 DNA segment above includes these coding regions:
- a CDS encoding 5'-3' exonuclease is translated as MAQQPPILLIDAPSLYFRAYFGIPESAARTAEGQPVNAVRGFLDMLAQLVRTRRPDRMVCALDHDWRPAWRVELLPSYKAHRVAPEGGEVVPDTLSPQVPMILEVLDAIGITAVGATGYEADDVLGTLSVTQPGPVEVVSGDRDLFQLIDDSRGVRLLYVGRGVAKLDDCDDAAVRVRYGVPADRYADFAALRGDPSDGLPGVPGVGEKTAARLIDRYGGLPGILDALDDPTSGFAPGLRAKLDAARDYLAVAPKVVRVATDVPLPALPTALPTAPADPDRLLELAERWNLAGSCRRLVDAPAGGA
- a CDS encoding MHYT domain-containing protein; the encoded protein is MAEINHFEYGWITPALSYALSVLGSALGLVCAGRIRTARTGGQRAWWGLLAAWALGGTAIWAMHFMAMLGFAVEGTRIRYDVPITAASTAIAVAAVGVGLAIVGTGRLSPPRVLAGGLFTGAGVAAMHYTGMAAMRLDGTLGYDRTRVVLSVLIALVAATVALWLSMTVRRGLAIAASALVMGIAVNGMHFTGMSGLSVHLHERSGELTGTEVSGLLVPIVLAVVFGVVGLVYALLAAPTDDDRAGTAYLDARRAPEHSLATAEPTPDPVGLRGRSTLGRPGTPLASRRDTSPR